One Sphingopyxis macrogoltabida genomic region harbors:
- a CDS encoding FecR family protein, with the protein MTKAGDGDYSLDEIARAWLIKMRGEDAAALRGEFDAWLNGSAENREAYRRAEQRMAALAILKTSERHGSAHAEARRGRIKKWLPWGAAATALALLIVAIGAGGAPLPGQRGGSSAAFAAEPLETRRGEIRTFRLADGSSATLDTDSRLDVAVGTDARRVRLVRGRVRLSVAGQDVPLRIDAGRGTASANDAEIDLSLDEAGTVTAMLRRGAAEVRTDAVADQVTPLREGAALAYRSDGTLAPKAGPPPALPAHWPDGWAEYRSIRLDRLVAEANRYAAVPIMIEDSAIAAREVSGRFQISKTEPFAERIATLLDLRVERRADALFLRRR; encoded by the coding sequence ATGACCAAAGCAGGTGACGGCGACTATTCGCTCGACGAGATCGCGCGCGCATGGCTGATCAAGATGCGCGGCGAAGATGCAGCCGCGCTCCGCGGCGAGTTCGATGCCTGGCTGAACGGGTCGGCCGAAAACCGCGAGGCCTATCGGCGCGCCGAGCAGCGCATGGCGGCGCTCGCCATTCTCAAGACATCGGAGCGTCACGGGAGCGCGCATGCCGAGGCGCGGCGCGGCCGGATCAAAAAGTGGCTGCCGTGGGGCGCAGCAGCGACGGCGCTCGCGCTCCTGATCGTCGCGATCGGTGCCGGGGGCGCTCCGCTTCCCGGTCAGCGGGGCGGCAGCTCGGCCGCCTTTGCCGCCGAGCCGCTGGAGACACGGCGCGGCGAAATACGGACCTTCCGGCTTGCCGACGGGTCGAGCGCGACGCTCGACACCGACAGCCGGCTCGACGTCGCCGTGGGGACAGACGCGCGAAGAGTGCGTCTGGTCAGGGGCCGGGTTCGTCTCTCGGTGGCCGGGCAGGACGTCCCCCTGCGCATTGACGCCGGACGCGGCACCGCAAGCGCGAATGATGCCGAGATCGACCTCAGTCTCGACGAGGCCGGCACGGTCACCGCAATGCTGCGGCGCGGTGCGGCCGAGGTCCGCACCGATGCGGTGGCGGACCAGGTCACGCCGCTTCGCGAAGGCGCGGCGCTGGCCTATCGGTCCGACGGAACATTGGCGCCAAAAGCCGGACCTCCGCCGGCCCTTCCGGCACACTGGCCCGATGGCTGGGCCGAATATCGCTCGATCCGGCTCGACCGGCTTGTCGCCGAAGCCAATCGCTACGCCGCGGTTCCGATCATGATCGAAGACAGCGCGATCGCGGCGCGCGAGGTATCGGGGCGCTTCCAGATCAGCAAGACCGAGCCATTCGCGGAGCGCATAGCGACCCTCTTAGATCTGCGGGTCGAGCGCCGAGCGGACGCACTCTTCCTCCGCCGCCGATAA
- a CDS encoding phytanoyl-CoA dioxygenase family protein, which translates to MTADLTQADLSTRLVGELRGNGFCILHERASATVHALASDLDPVFAETPFCEGDFYGRRTKRFGSLLRRSRHVADLVLDPVILSAVEAILGPGCERMQLNLAQAIEIHPGEVRQFPHRDQDMWRGADGTQEYLVNILWPLTSFTKENGATQIFPESQGVTGMAKEDPGPPIYAECEPGAAICFLGSTAHGAGANRSKNVRRGVLVSYSLGWLKPYENLWLAYPPDVARHFPPELAALAGYAQHRPNLGNYEGQCPSILLQGEPSGPIGAVDALRPDQADAVADFAATERSGR; encoded by the coding sequence ATGACGGCGGATCTCACCCAGGCCGACCTTTCCACCCGCCTCGTCGGCGAACTTCGCGGCAACGGCTTTTGCATCCTGCATGAGCGGGCGAGCGCGACCGTACACGCCCTCGCCAGCGATCTCGATCCGGTCTTTGCCGAGACGCCCTTTTGCGAGGGCGACTTCTACGGCCGGCGAACGAAGCGGTTCGGCAGCCTGCTGCGGCGCTCGCGGCACGTGGCCGATCTGGTGCTCGACCCCGTCATCCTTTCCGCCGTCGAAGCAATCCTCGGGCCGGGATGCGAGCGCATGCAGCTGAACCTCGCCCAGGCGATCGAGATTCACCCCGGCGAAGTGCGGCAGTTCCCGCACCGCGACCAGGACATGTGGCGCGGCGCAGACGGAACCCAGGAATATCTCGTCAACATCCTCTGGCCGCTGACCTCCTTCACGAAGGAGAATGGCGCGACACAGATTTTCCCCGAAAGCCAAGGCGTCACCGGCATGGCGAAAGAGGATCCCGGCCCTCCTATATATGCCGAATGCGAACCCGGCGCGGCGATCTGCTTTCTCGGATCGACCGCGCACGGCGCCGGCGCGAACCGTAGCAAGAATGTCCGGCGCGGCGTGCTCGTCAGCTACAGCCTTGGCTGGCTCAAACCCTATGAAAATCTGTGGCTGGCCTACCCGCCCGACGTCGCGCGGCACTTCCCGCCGGAGCTCGCGGCGCTCGCAGGCTATGCGCAGCACCGCCCCAACCTCGGCAACTATGAAGGCCAGTGCCCCTCGATCCTCCTGCAAGGCGAACCGTCCGGCCCGATAGGCGCGGTCGACGCGCTGCGTCCCGACCAGGCCGATGCCGTCGCCGATTTCGCTGCGACCGAAAGGAGCGGCCGATGA
- a CDS encoding TonB-dependent receptor, with product MLIKSRSLAALLAGVAACCSPIAAMATEQERQSYDMPAQDLGEALRRAADLADIELYASSRDLEGKTAPALKGQFTPREAVETLLAGSGLIARFDDRAVIIRNGFSAEIPSSAEPETIIVTGSRIAGAPAPAPVIEVTAEDIRNAGHADLGEVARSLPQNFGGGQNPGIGSGQGVQNQNVNVNGASTFNLRGIGPSATLTLLNGNRFAYSGTQSVIDISAIPTAAVERIEVVTDGASAIYGADAVAGVVNILLRKDYEGITTSARIGGSTDGGNFQQQYNIVGGAKWSGGGFLATYDFFDNSAILARDRSYAVTSNPLSTFYPELRRHSALFSGHQDLAPGLGIKADLIYKRGDMTSVRGLFADRPITTRGIVVHNEFETFGVAPTLEAYLGGGWSTRVSGFYGTDKTYGVTQNFTNGVAPPSIRIFNNRSLSIEAGVEGPLFALPAGDVRLAAGGGWRSNHLNALIAGRAFAPTRENRYAYGELFVPLASPDQKLPFAHRASITAAMRFEDYSDSGSIVVPKLGFVYAPVPELSLGISWGKSFKMPTLNQQYSGYTPVLLSVTGYGSMFPAGSTYVYLGGPNPDVGPERSENVTLSATFRPSSRLQIVTSLFRIDYRDRVAPPFGSPLGVLTNPLFADLVTFNPSPTLLAAAIAGASDPLGNATTGPYDPANVIALIDGRDLNIASQRYQGADLSLRYRAPIGAQMLTLIASGTWLDSRQQLLPGLPVTDLAGTIFNSPHFRARGGATFGNEDFTLASFVSFTGGVTDRRRTIPVKVASVATLDLSARVKIGALGEISVNALNIFNAKPEMTAVASPSDTPFDSTNYSAVGRFLGITISRDW from the coding sequence ATGTTGATCAAGTCTCGTTCGCTGGCCGCGCTACTCGCCGGTGTTGCTGCCTGTTGTTCGCCAATCGCCGCGATGGCGACAGAGCAAGAGCGCCAGTCTTACGATATGCCCGCGCAGGATCTGGGCGAGGCTCTGCGCCGAGCCGCCGATCTCGCCGACATCGAACTCTATGCCTCTTCGCGCGACCTTGAAGGGAAGACCGCTCCTGCCTTGAAGGGCCAGTTCACGCCGCGCGAAGCCGTCGAGACCCTCCTTGCGGGAAGCGGGCTCATCGCACGCTTCGACGACCGCGCGGTCATCATCCGCAATGGCTTTTCGGCTGAAATCCCGTCTTCGGCCGAGCCGGAAACCATCATCGTCACCGGCTCGCGCATCGCAGGCGCGCCTGCGCCGGCGCCCGTTATCGAAGTGACGGCGGAGGATATCCGCAACGCCGGCCATGCCGATCTCGGCGAGGTTGCGCGCAGCCTGCCGCAGAATTTCGGGGGCGGCCAGAACCCAGGGATCGGGTCGGGGCAAGGAGTCCAGAACCAGAATGTCAACGTCAACGGCGCGTCGACCTTCAACCTTCGGGGTATCGGTCCCAGCGCCACGCTGACTTTGCTGAACGGAAACCGTTTTGCCTATAGCGGTACACAGAGCGTGATCGACATCAGCGCGATCCCGACGGCAGCGGTCGAGCGGATCGAGGTCGTCACCGACGGCGCGTCGGCCATTTATGGCGCCGACGCGGTCGCCGGCGTCGTCAACATCCTCCTCCGCAAGGATTATGAGGGCATCACAACGAGCGCGCGGATCGGCGGGTCGACCGACGGCGGCAATTTCCAGCAACAATATAATATCGTCGGCGGGGCCAAATGGTCGGGCGGGGGCTTTCTCGCCACCTATGATTTTTTCGACAACAGCGCGATCCTGGCGCGGGACCGCAGCTATGCCGTGACCAGCAATCCGCTCTCTACTTTCTATCCCGAACTGCGGCGCCATAGCGCCTTGTTCAGCGGCCATCAGGACCTCGCACCCGGCCTCGGCATCAAGGCCGACCTGATCTACAAGCGCGGCGACATGACCTCGGTGCGCGGACTGTTCGCCGACCGGCCGATCACGACGCGCGGGATCGTGGTGCATAATGAGTTCGAGACCTTCGGCGTCGCGCCGACGCTCGAAGCTTATCTTGGCGGCGGCTGGAGCACGCGCGTTTCGGGCTTCTACGGCACGGACAAGACCTATGGGGTCACGCAGAATTTCACCAATGGCGTTGCGCCCCCTTCGATCCGGATCTTCAACAATCGCAGTCTGAGTATCGAGGCGGGGGTCGAAGGCCCGCTTTTCGCGCTGCCGGCGGGCGATGTCCGCCTCGCGGCAGGCGGCGGCTGGCGCAGCAATCACCTTAACGCCCTGATCGCGGGCCGGGCCTTCGCACCCACGCGCGAGAACCGCTATGCCTATGGCGAGCTCTTCGTCCCGCTCGCCAGTCCCGATCAAAAGCTGCCCTTCGCGCACCGCGCCTCGATCACGGCAGCAATGCGCTTCGAGGATTATTCCGATTCCGGGAGCATCGTCGTGCCCAAGCTCGGCTTCGTCTATGCGCCGGTCCCGGAGCTCAGCCTCGGCATTTCGTGGGGCAAGTCGTTCAAGATGCCGACGCTCAACCAGCAGTATAGCGGATATACGCCGGTCCTCCTGTCCGTGACCGGCTATGGATCGATGTTTCCGGCCGGATCGACCTATGTCTATCTCGGCGGTCCCAATCCGGATGTCGGCCCCGAGCGATCCGAGAATGTGACATTGAGCGCGACCTTCCGCCCGTCGAGCCGGTTGCAGATCGTGACAAGCCTCTTCCGGATCGACTATCGCGACCGGGTCGCGCCGCCATTCGGATCGCCACTCGGGGTTCTCACCAATCCGCTGTTTGCCGATCTCGTCACCTTCAATCCGTCGCCGACGTTGCTGGCCGCCGCGATCGCGGGGGCCTCGGACCCGCTCGGCAATGCCACCACCGGACCCTATGACCCGGCCAATGTCATCGCGCTGATCGACGGGCGCGACCTCAATATCGCCTCGCAGCGCTATCAGGGCGCGGACCTGTCGCTGCGCTACCGCGCACCGATCGGTGCGCAGATGCTGACACTGATCGCAAGCGGCACCTGGCTCGACAGTCGGCAGCAATTGTTGCCGGGCCTTCCGGTGACCGATCTGGCCGGCACCATCTTCAATTCGCCGCACTTTCGCGCGCGGGGTGGCGCAACCTTCGGAAATGAGGACTTCACTCTCGCCTCCTTCGTCAGCTTCACCGGCGGCGTCACCGATCGGCGCCGCACAATTCCCGTCAAGGTGGCGTCGGTCGCGACGCTTGACCTTTCGGCGCGTGTCAAAATCGGCGCATTGGGCGAGATCAGCGTCAACGCCCTCAATATCTTCAATGCAAAACCCGAGATGACGGCAGTGGCATCGCCGAGCGACACCCCCTTCGATTCGACAAATTATTCGGCGGTGGGGCGTTTCCTCGGCATCACGATCAGCCGCGACTGGTGA
- a CDS encoding RNA polymerase sigma factor, with the protein MARASGQTAAQHWKSKPGRGRTLSLVPAGTTALSSCTCRDRAPPRHPFSPSSACHVHPADRPPQCRQRPEAGQDLEAAYRAHRMSLFHFLRRKAGAEEAPDLVQEVFARAAGSEQRYQLANPGGFLRRIAQNLLIDRARRQKSSRATFFPLRDESEGATPAAQEWDLEAADLLRLYEAAVDALPPKTRRVFLMHRVDELSYREIHEALGISIATVEYHMMRALAQISKVVDEGQ; encoded by the coding sequence ATGGCCCGCGCGAGCGGCCAGACGGCGGCACAGCACTGGAAGAGCAAGCCCGGCCGCGGCCGGACGCTTTCGCTCGTGCCGGCCGGGACTACCGCCTTGTCTTCCTGTACCTGCCGCGACCGTGCGCCGCCGCGTCACCCCTTTTCACCGTCCTCGGCCTGCCATGTGCATCCGGCCGACCGGCCGCCGCAGTGCAGACAGCGGCCAGAGGCCGGCCAGGATCTCGAGGCGGCCTATCGTGCGCACCGCATGTCGCTCTTTCATTTCCTGCGCCGCAAGGCGGGCGCCGAGGAAGCGCCCGATCTTGTTCAGGAAGTCTTTGCGCGCGCGGCGGGCAGCGAGCAGCGGTACCAGCTCGCCAATCCGGGCGGTTTCCTGCGTCGTATCGCCCAGAACCTGCTTATCGATCGCGCCAGGCGCCAGAAATCGTCGCGCGCGACCTTCTTTCCGCTGCGCGATGAGAGTGAAGGCGCCACGCCCGCCGCGCAGGAGTGGGATCTCGAAGCCGCCGATCTGCTTCGGCTCTATGAAGCGGCCGTTGATGCCCTGCCGCCAAAGACCCGCCGCGTCTTCCTCATGCACCGGGTGGACGAGCTCTCTTATCGCGAGATACATGAGGCGCTCGGCATCAGCATCGCGACGGTGGAATATCATATGATGAGAGCGCTCGCTCAGATCTCGAAGGTGGTGGACGAGGGTCAATGA
- a CDS encoding GntR family transcriptional regulator, translating into MSPAHVFEPTYEAIKRRLMGGIWPTGARIEAARVADELGVSLTPVRDSLFRLDGERMVDFRPGEGFHVHYLAETEFRDLLELHLILLLAAVATTPKGFAASVSADQPYPDRFADLFLAIAERSSNGEIVASIAAIGDRLQFSRQFDAAILSEVEAEYQRIETAVAEAAPQAELRGLLLGYHERRAHESARYARALGNHPGRDV; encoded by the coding sequence ATGAGTCCCGCGCACGTATTCGAGCCGACCTATGAAGCAATCAAGCGGCGCCTGATGGGGGGTATATGGCCCACAGGCGCGCGGATCGAAGCCGCGCGGGTGGCCGACGAGCTTGGCGTCAGCCTCACACCGGTGCGCGACAGCCTCTTTCGGCTGGATGGCGAACGCATGGTCGATTTCAGGCCGGGAGAGGGATTTCACGTCCATTATCTTGCCGAGACAGAGTTTCGCGACCTGCTCGAGCTTCACCTGATCCTGCTGCTCGCCGCCGTCGCGACCACGCCCAAAGGCTTTGCAGCCTCGGTGTCGGCCGACCAGCCCTATCCCGACCGGTTCGCTGACCTGTTCCTCGCCATCGCCGAACGATCGTCGAACGGCGAAATCGTCGCGAGTATCGCGGCGATCGGCGACCGGTTGCAGTTTTCGAGGCAATTCGACGCGGCGATCCTTTCGGAAGTCGAAGCCGAATATCAGCGGATCGAGACCGCGGTCGCCGAAGCCGCACCGCAAGCCGAGCTTCGGGGCCTGCTGCTCGGCTATCATGAAAGGCGAGCGCACGAATCGGCACGCTATGCTCGCGCGCTCGGCAACCATCCGGGGCGCGATGTTTGA